A DNA window from Carassius gibelio isolate Cgi1373 ecotype wild population from Czech Republic chromosome A6, carGib1.2-hapl.c, whole genome shotgun sequence contains the following coding sequences:
- the LOC128015788 gene encoding ruvB-like 1 — protein sequence MKIEEVKSTTKTQRIASHSHVKGLGLDEAGNAKQSSSGLVGQETAREACGIIVELIRSKKMAGRAILLAGPPGTGKTALALAMAQELGNKVPFCPMVGSEVYSSEIKKTEVLMENFRRAIGLRIKETKEVYEGEVTELSPCETENPMGGYGKTISHVIIGLKTAKGTKQLKLDPSIYESLQKERVEVGDVIYIEANSGAVKRQGRCDTFATEFDLEAEEYVPLPKGDVHKKKEIIQDVTLHDLDIANARPQGGQDILSMMGQLMKPKKTEITDKLRGEINKVVNKYIDQGVAELVPGVLFIDEVHMLDIECFTYLHRALESSIAPIVVFASNRGNCLIRGTEDISSPHGIPLDLLDRVMIIRTMLYTPQEMKQIIKIRAQTEGINISEEALSHLGEIGTKTTLRYAVQLLTPASLLARVQGREVVEKEQVEEINELFYDAKSSAKILQDQHTKFMK from the exons atGAAGATCGAAGAGGTAAAAAGCACAACCAAGACGCAACGCATCGCTTCTCACAGCCATGTAAAGGGTCTCGGGCTGGACGAGGCCGGTAATGCGAAACAATCCTCGTCCGGGCTAGTGGGACAGGAGACAGCTAGAGag GCTTGTGGCATCATCGTAGAGCTGATCCGTTCCAAAAAGATGGCTGGCAGAGCCATTTTACTGGCTGGACCGCCTGGAACAGGTAAG ACTGCTCTAGCATTAGCCATGGCACAGGAATTGGGAAATAAAGTGCCATTCTGTCCTATGGTGGGCAGTGAAGTGTATTCATCAGAAATCAAAAAGACTGAAGTGCTGATGGAGAACTTCAGAAGAGCCATAG GTCTGCGTATCAAGGAGACTAAGGAGGTTTATGAGGGAGAGGTCACTGAACTGTCTCCTTGTGAGACGGAGAACCCAATGGGGGGCTATGGAAAAACTATCAGTCATGTCATTATTGGTTTAAAGACAGCGAAAGGCACCAAACAGTTGAAG CTAGATCCCAGTATCTATGAAAGTCTACAGAAGGAGAGAGTGGAGGTCGGTGATGTTATCTACATCGAAGCGAACAGTGGGGCAGTCaag AGGCAGGGGCGATGTGACACATTTGCAACAGAGTTTGATTTGGAGGCGGAAGAGTACGTACCTCTACCGAAAGGTGATGTACACAAGAAGAAAGAGATTATTCAGGATGTTACACTTCATGACCTGGATATTGCTAATGCAAGACCTCAG GGAGGCCAGGACATACTTTCTATGATGGGTCAACTGATGAAACCCAAGAAGACAGAAATCACAG ATAAACTGAGAGGGGAGATCAATAAAGTGGTGAATAAGTACATTGATCAGGGTGTGGCAGAGCTGGTTCCTGGTGTTCTGTTCATTGATGAGGTTCACATGCTGGACATCGAGTGTTTTACCTACCTACATCGAGCACTGGAGAGCTCCATCGCTCCTATCGTAGTGTTTGCATCCAATCGAGGAAACTGCCTTATAAG GGGGACAGAGGACATCAGCTCTCCTCACGGTATTCCACTGGATCTGCTGGATCGAGTCATGATTATCAGAACTATGCTGTACACTCCTCAAGAAATGAAACAG ATAATAAAGATCCGAGCTCAGACAGAAGGAATCAACATCAGCGAGGAGGCTTTATCTCATCTTGGAGAGATCGGTACCAAGACTACACTCAG ATATGCAGTGCAGCTGCTGACCCCTGCCAGTCTGCTGGCACGAGTTCAGGGAAGAGAAGTAGTCGAAAAGGAACAAGTGGAAGAAATTAATGAACTCTTCTATGATGCCAAGTCCTCTGCAAAGATCCTACAAGATCAGCACACCAAGTTTATGAAATAA